The Candidatus Peregrinibacteria bacterium genome contains the following window.
ACTCTGTGAGGATTTGGAGCGCTGCGTTTGCATCGAGAATATTATTAAAAGAAAGTTCTTTTCCCTGAATTTTTTTCGCAGTAGCAATCGAAGGAGAAAATGGGTGAGGAGATCTGTAAAATTCCGCTTTTTGATGGGGATTCTCTCCGTATCTCAAATCCTGAATTTTTTCACCCATAATATGAAGCTGCCCCGGAGAAAAATATTGTGAAATAGCGACATCATATAACGTTGTCCGCGCAAATACTTTTCCCGCAAGAGTTCTCCTTGTTTCCAGAGATGTGTCACCATTCGCTTCTATTTCCTGCTGCACCATTTGCAAATCACCCAGGTCAATGATAACGGTAACTCTTTGAAAATTTTTCGCTGCCGATCTCAGCATTGAAGGACCACCAATATCGATATTTTCAATAATTTCCGCTTCAGAAGCATTCTCTTTTTGAACAATTTTTTCAAATGGATAGAGATTTACTACGAGGAGATCAATTGGCTGAATATCATTTTCCTGAGCAATTTTTTCGTGCTCTTTATTTCCTCGAAGAGAGAGAAGTCCTCCATGAATTTTCGGATGAATGGTTTTTACTCTCCCATCAAAAATTTCTGGAAATCCGGTAAAATCGGAAACATTTGTCACCGGAATTTTATTTTTTTTGAGAAGCTCTGCAGTTCCTCCTGTAGAAAGTATTTCAATATTTTTTGAGACAAGAAATTTTGCAAATTCTAAAATTCCCGTTTTGTCAGAAAGCGAGAGAAGAGCCCGAGTAATCATGTTGCGAGAAGAAATCTGAAGAGTGCGGAGGAATAGTACAAAATAATTACGGATTATTCAATCTAACCGGTCTATACCATTTTTGTTATTACCCGAAATTGTATTAAAAAGAAAAACTCTATTTTTTATTTTGAGACACTAGGGAAGGCATACTAAAATATGTTATAACACATTTATATAGTGTCGCAGCAAAAGTGAATACGGGATATGGAATTTTTTGTGTACAATACTGACATGTTCATTGCAACACAAACAACAACGAATTTTTTTTAGATGCCAAACCGATTAAAATTGAACCATTTGTAAAATGGGCGGGAGGAAAGAGACAACTTTTATCAGAGCTTAGAAAATATATGCCATCGAATTATAATCAATATATCGAACCTTTCATTGGCGGAGGAGCGTTGTTTTTTGACTTGATGCCCGATAAAGCTGTAATAAATGATTCAAATGCTGAGCTAATAAATGCATATTTGATAATTAGAGATAATGTCGAGGAGTTGATTCAAAAATTAGAGGAATACGAATATTGCCACGATTTTTATTATTTCTTACGCAAACAGGACACTACTCAACTAGATTCTATCAGTCTCGCAGCCAGATTTATTTATCTCAACAAGTGCTGTTTCAATGGACTTTACAGAGTAAACAAAGAAGGGAAATTTAACGTGCCGATAGGTCGTTATGTCAATCCTCGGATTTGTGAGTCAGGAAAACTGCGTGCTGTGAGTCGTGCATTGCAAGACACTATAATTGAGTGTGCTGATTACAAGGAAATACTGTGCAAGTATGCGAGAAGCGGAGATTTGATTTACATAGATCCTCCATACCATCCAATTAGTAAATATTCAGATTTTAAAAGGTACACAAAAAAATCTTTCTGTGAGGAAGATCAAATTGAACTAAGGGATATTATTCTTGACTTAAAGAATCTCGGTTGCTTTGTAATTGCCAGCAATTCGTACTGCGATTTTATATTAGAGATATATAAAGGCTGCAATATTAAAATTGTTGAAGCAAAGAGATATATTAACAAACTTGCCGCCGGGAGAAATTCCATTCAGGAAGTCATAATACTATGAATCCACCCCTGCTTTTAGAGAAATCGGCTCTGTCTTGGAAGGTTTTTGATCAAATGGCAAAGTTCCCTACAACAAGGTACATGGGCAGTAAGTACAAGTTGCTGGACTTTATCTGGGACAATGTAAAAGATTTAAAATTCAACTCAGTATTAGATGCC
Protein-coding sequences here:
- a CDS encoding DNA adenine methylase; this translates as MKIEPFVKWAGGKRQLLSELRKYMPSNYNQYIEPFIGGGALFFDLMPDKAVINDSNAELINAYLIIRDNVEELIQKLEEYEYCHDFYYFLRKQDTTQLDSISLAARFIYLNKCCFNGLYRVNKEGKFNVPIGRYVNPRICESGKLRAVSRALQDTIIECADYKEILCKYARSGDLIYIDPPYHPISKYSDFKRYTKKSFCEEDQIELRDIILDLKNLGCFVIASNSYCDFILEIYKGCNIKIVEAKRYINKLAAGRNSIQEVIIL
- the purH gene encoding bifunctional phosphoribosylaminoimidazolecarboxamide formyltransferase/IMP cyclohydrolase, yielding MITRALLSLSDKTGILEFAKFLVSKNIEILSTGGTAELLKKNKIPVTNVSDFTGFPEIFDGRVKTIHPKIHGGLLSLRGNKEHEKIAQENDIQPIDLLVVNLYPFEKIVQKENASEAEIIENIDIGGPSMLRSAAKNFQRVTVIIDLGDLQMVQQEIEANGDTSLETRRTLAGKVFARTTLYDVAISQYFSPGQLHIMGEKIQDLRYGENPHQKAEFYRSPHPFSPSIATAKKIQGKELSFNNILDANAALQILTEFASDENIAVIMKHLNPCGTAKGKTIEQAFAKALEGDPLSAFGGIVAVNQEVSEELATKLTEMFLEIVIAPKFSPESLQIFSKKEKLRILEVGEISSPIGEKDVRSVLGGFLVQDLDTKQVSESDLTVVTKIHPTRDQTQDLLFAAKICRNVKSNAIVLVKNLQTVGVGAGQMSRVDSAFIAITKSGDRSKGSVAASDAFFPFPDAVETLARAGVMAIIHPGGSIRDAEVIQKSDELGIAMVFSGVRAFRH